In Bombus pascuorum chromosome 13, iyBomPasc1.1, whole genome shotgun sequence, a single genomic region encodes these proteins:
- the LOC132913413 gene encoding histone acetyltransferase KAT6B-like isoform X1 — protein sequence MDEPESADTWSAWFLDAIRKIRSQKQRPSVERICHAIRQHHNYHEEEIAEHLEIAVKRGDVLKIFNKGQSSYKDPGGLQSKPLKVGKASDLSKVLGKAVRELGEREGSSLKSIERYIRQSHTVEEGAEGDLRTALRLSAKRAADRGLVIQDGRLFRQPDRQPYLKKHADTSHVTQPEPPVAKLPAPLPICKECLGATIAGNNNNAKRNITEKLSRCSVCGAALHNSCAPPELSILVDRGITWSCDDCSPTCAGCQLERESQNYLVKCAGCVKCYHPACLDPALDKKNKTPWRCRHCQTAHTPISKDDSKRNKTQDAASSLEGTPTSARKRPSKLRESRKSAVSRKSLAISTPTRKSGAGVAQVDSSSDGNAGVVSPRQPPLISSPLPQPPTPLAGQGRLLEEKNDRISKEKQKFFRLSAFNADHNKLKRVGGGEKSKCSQDVSPRLTRGNANQKQQTMPGKKVVPPMSSSSSSSGASDSDSSDDSSDSTDDDDEDDAEEEQGAEGNGQGGEEEEEVDGNSSSASSNTSTSDEDDDDDDEEEEDDDGDDGHEKRRAVVVGSGDSGGGGGVIGSGAGNSPKPRGPFSCDLNEDKPWGFAAAAAKLNMESPFFSNITNTFGAPLPKLNVSSTPTFGLHIQPAVNSFDGKKKQKNDRNGAGIASSFANTDNTNKVKPGSGQLKGLFDGLSHFFSVPTSSRVRSSALTPNYAPDRRKRPNVDDSDNRASKVMRGMQSNKRENASSGLGKSKEKKKMEADNDVAKVPRPGIFTPSDETLFSSLNEKLPKMTPSNLVKTAVNSKRHEHERRKLMKDDAPVVKCAAGASSPSLPLPLLSSLSSSSSSSSSSSSSSSSSSSSSSSSSSSSSSSSSSSSSSSSSSSSSSSSTTMAAASSFPLPLPLSSPLSLPLPLPSSSSSPSSLPVSSLSSPSSTSMPTSTLKPDQSSRKKNTLVEGSQTRHPVPAVSKSGLSSDSVKSNPSLKSNPRACTSATTTNTTTTPRATPCSTRKEEPVLPQTLPPGVTQKDVDLFKEARDRAARLTAVNGDGEEAATVNPGNSSASTSTGSGIRNPAAIVFGRYEVETWYSSPFPQEYARLPKLFFCEFCLKYTKSRAVLDRHMDKCQWRHPPATEIYRCNGLSVFEIDGNVNKIYCQNLCLLAKLFLDHKTLYYDVEPFLFYAVTKNDKYGCHLIGYFSKEKHCPAQRYNVSCIMTLPQYQRQGFGRFLIEFSYLLSKVEGIPGTPEKPLSDLGRVSYHSFWKSVVLEYLDAHRDSTDIKLGDITKETGVSAHDIATAMQLLGFIRSVHLPGEGNSKVAVVVDWAKVDAHMAKIRKSSRIKLDPDCLRWIPLLTQIPNPYQSPEESGDTSSESSPVVEPKHVPAIVEKIQKVKIKKKPRGRRLGQRRSLPFKHKAAQKSSLQKDPISKDTRELRETKAIKEKEAKETNEVKDTKETKELEKRSRNVVAASAESTKEPMEVEPRSVTTTSRNSRAVTASKNANSTNPTTSFTSTTTTTTTSTTTVTTTTTTMSRRRIRTPKTPVTGVSVAITTTTSSSSTTPLRKRKHSEKTEAEEKEERTEVSSRKRTRESLREKEKDKEREREKEKPKERDKPKERDNYSKDKDKDNISEVEKSSSKAIELSPSSVVQKPTKKQCKVDDILLKVTSRQTKHLQTKQGKEKKNLEQNQCNGKEEAKDVKTLPVSRRGRAKAEKEALKMPQLKPETPTKDRPETPVILPPSLSPLPCSEETGSFITSQQQSCSVTEQLLVAPAGKEANNVAETTKSNESTMEDVDNANGSSAGNICGSTVLPEAEATISASPGEYEGGDEDEGEEEVPAPKSKPVTHIKSDSNERTEKAEENEPEKKLEDDSSVPFLQNPMSESKSRILQEDTQRPECAAEGDLDKGEAEREDEGGHERQGDDEILVETAEGKEEENRIMKGESDKASETEKAICSLETSKLVPDLLSPKEEEIEKLKAVNQDVGSCREGDGISDRLMLKSSKEELTRPKIETSPATPTERKESSSAVSNIASPETGPLTPQEKVLPVIEQHETTIHLQTHSEELKQNSPESGKTTPHLDNPGSVKRTPPSQPDLPSMGVYTPDSTTNSVHSLHYGQCDLDVSQLGLESPTSIASDLASQNSVERPPSALPSMPPSVSVPISVSMQITTPVTSAAVNISPQVQYADCSMPQHTPSTHVNIHPMHQPHTPQPLQQPRTPQSHTPQSIQTQSPQPLPQSHTPQPLPQSHTPQPLPQSHTPQSIPTQSPQPMRQSHTPQPLPPSHTPQPMQLSLAQQTQNQSMTHGQSQQQSQQQTAHQQQQQQQSQTQSHSNKRASGSQTTHRSRSTQQSSRSHRTTPPTSHAQASSQGHTTSHTSHTSSHTSHTTIAHTTHVPPQYQQSSSMSVPPVPHPHSHTHAAHSHNMAVISQGNYMAVASQTFPTQNTYVIQHRSSRSGAPTPCTTATNFYIQTSAMPPHSHTPAPSLSASGNHQTTNSCSLAKLQQLTNGLEMIPPTPPPAMNLTPPPPIPHTMTPPQTSRQLPTPPQVPLGYAKNYYNVNTVPPSTPGPPSRSTSRSSANANMASLTQPYPSESLYRQTLDPGSTCPQMQSAASRVSPNVAINTNLMAQYGYRVAQPATGYMNQAAQLGGFMNQASQLPVGVVNVPAPYPQDPHQQNPAAVYTTYHGYINGGLMQPLNSSMRPR from the exons ATGGACGAGCCCGAGTCCGCTGACACATGGTCGGCCTGGTTCCTGGACGCGATCCGAAAAATCCGCAGCCAGAAACAGAGGCCGAGTGTCGAGCGGATATGTCATGCTATTCGTCAGCACCATAATTATCACGAGGAGGAAATTGCTGAACATCTGGAGATTGCAGTGAAGCGTGGCGATGTACTCAAGATCTTTAATAAAGGACAATCCTCGTATAAAGATCCTGGTGGCTTACAATCGAAACCGCTCAAAGTTGGCAAAGCTTCCGATCTGAGCAAGGTACTGGGTAAGGCTGTTAGAGAATTGGGCGAAAGGGAGGGCTCAAGCCTGAAGAGTATCGAGAGATATATCAGACAGAGTCACACGGTTGAAGAAGGAGCGGAGGGCGACTTGAGAACAGCGCTTAGACTGTCTGCTAAAAGGGCAGCCGATCGAGGGCTTGTGATCCAGGATGGTAGGCTTTTCCGACAACCGGACAGGCAACCTTATCTCAAGAAACATGCGGATACTTCTCATGTTACCCAGCCGGAGCCCCCTGTGGCTAAG CTTCCAGCTCCACTACCAATTTGCAAAGAATGCCTTGGTGCAACAATAGCTGGAAATAATAACAACGCAAAACGGAATATTACTGAGAAATTGAGCAGGTGTAGTGTGTGTGGTGCAGCTTTGCACAATTCTTGCGCACCACCGGAACTCTCAATACTTGTCGATAGGGGTATAACGTGGTCTTGTGACGACTGTTCTCCAACTTGCGCTGGATGCCAGTTGGAAAGGGAATCGCAGAATTACCTGGTAAAATGCGCTGGTTGTGTTAAGTGTTATCATCCTGCCTGCTTGGATCCAGCACttgataaaaagaacaaaacaCCATGGAGGTGTCGACATTGTCAAACAGCACATACGCCAATATCGAAGGATGATAGTAAAAGGAACAAAACACAGGATGCAGCTAGTTCTCTCGAAGGCACGCCGACTAGCGCGAGGAAGAGACCTAGCAAGTTACGTGAAAGTAGAAA ATCGGCAGTATCCAGAAAGAGTTTGGCGATTTCGACTCCGACGAGGAAAAGCGGCGCAGGAGTGGCACAGGTGGACAGCAGCTCGGACGGTAATGCGGGTGTTGTCTCCCCTCGTCAACCACCTTTGATTTCCTCTCCCTTACCACAACCCCCCACCCCACTCGCAGGCCAGGGTAGGCTACTAGAAGAGAAAAACGATCGGATTTCCAAAGAGAAGCAGAAGTTTTTTAGGCTGAGTGCGTTTAATGCGGACCATAATAAGTTGAAGCGGGTGGGGGGCGGTGAGAAATCGAAATGTTCACAGGACGTTAGTCCTAGGTTAACTCGGGGTAACGCGAACCAGAAACAACAAACCATGCCCGGTAAAAAGGTAGTACCGCCAATGTCTAGCAGTAGCAGCAGCAGCGGCGCGAGCGATAGCGATTCTTCCGATGACTCCAGTGATTCAACTGATgatgacgacgaagacgacgcAGAGGAGGAGCAGGGAGCGGAAGGGAATGGGCAGGGgggagaagaagaggaagaggtaGATGGTAATAGCTCTAGCGCGTCCAGCAATACGTCCACTTCGGAtgaggacgacgacgacgatgacgaagaggaggaggaTGACGACGGTGACGATGGTCATGAAAAACGTCGTGCTGTCGTCGTCGGCAGTGGCGatagtggtggtggtggtggtgttATCGGTAGCGGTGCCGGTAACTCTCCTAAACCAAGAGGTCCGTTCTCTTGTGATTTAAACGAGGACAAGCCTTGGGGTTTCGCCGCGGCTGCGGCTAAACTCAATATGGAATCGCCTTTTTTTAGTAACATTACCAATACCTTTGGTGCGCCGTTACCTAAGCTCAATGTAAGCAGTACACCGACATTCGGTTTACACATACAACCAGCCGTTAATTCGTTCGACGggaagaagaaacagaagaacgATCGGAACGGTGCTGGTATAGCGAGCAGTTTTGCTAATACAGATAACACCAATAAGGTTAAACCTGGTAGTGGTCAATTGAAAGGCCTTTTCGATGGATTGAGTCACTTTTTTTCAGTACCTACTAGCAGCAGAGTAAGATCTAGCGCGTTGACGCCTAATTACGCGCCTGATAGAAGAAAGCGGCCTAACGTAGACGACAGTGATAATAGAGCGAGCAAAGTTATGAGAGGGATGCAGAGTAATAAACGTGAAAACGCGTCGTCCGGTCTAGgcaaatcgaaagaaaaaaagaaaatggaggCAGACAACGATGTAGCGAAAGTACCTCGCCCTGGAATTTTTACGCCTTCCGATGAAACGTTATTTAGTTCCCTTAATGAAAAGCTACCAAAAATGACACCGTCAAATTTAGTTAAAACTGCGGTTAATAGTAAAAGGCACGAGCACGAAAGGAGAAAACTAATGAAAGATGATGCGCCGGTAGTGAAGTGTGCAGCGGGCGCGTCGTCACCGTCGTTGCCATTGCCATTATTATCATCGttatcgtcgtcgtcatcatcgtcgtcgtcgtcgtcatcgtcatcttcgtcttcgtcgtcgtcgtcgtcgtcatcgtcgtcgtcgtcgtcatcatcgtcgtcgtcgtcgtcgtcgtcgtcgtcgtcgtcgtcgtcctcaTCATCATCGACGACGATGGCGGCGGCGTCGTCGTTTCCGTTACCGTTGCCGTTATCGTCACCCTTATCGTTACCGTTACCGTtgccatcatcatcatcatcaccgTCTTCGTTACCGGTGTCGTCGCTGTCGTCACCGTCATCGACGTCAATGCCGACATCGACTCTTAAGCCCGATCAGTCCTCGCGAAAGAAAAACACACTCGTGGAAGGGAGCCAAACACGCCACCCTGTGCCCGCTGTTTCGAAGTCCGGCCTGAGTTCTGATTCCGTGAAATCAAATCCCAGCCTAAAGTCCAATCCACGAGCCTGTACTAGCGCCACCACCACCAACACCACCACGACACCCCGCGCGACACCCTGCTCCACCAGGAAGG AGGAACCTGTTCTACCTCAGACCTTGCCACCTGGTGTCACGCAAAAGGATGTTGACCTATTTAAGGAAGCACGAGACAGAGCGGCTCGCTTAACCGCCGTGAATGGTGACGGCGAGGAAGCCGCGACTGTGAATCCAGGAAATAGTTCAGCAAGTACAAGTACAGGAAGTGGTATTAGGAATCCCGCGGCCATAGTTTTCGGTCGATACGAAGTAGAAACATGGTATTCCAGTCCGTTTCCCCAGGAGTACGCAAGACTACCAAAATTATTCTTCTGTGAATTTTGTTTAAAGTATACGAAAAGTCGGGCTGTACTTGATAGACACATGGACAAATGTCAATGGAGGCATCCTCCGGCAACCGAGATCTATAGGTGTAACGGCTTGTCTGTCTTCGAG ATCGATGGTAATGTGAACAAGATATACTGTCAAAATTTGTGTCTGCTAGCGAAATTGTTCTTGGACCATAAAACGCTCTACTACGACGTAGaaccatttttattttatgcgGTAACGAAAAACGACAAGTATGGTTGTCATTTGATTGGTTATTTCAGCAAAGAAAAACATTGTCCCGCGCAGAGATATAATGTATCGTGTATCATGACTTTGCCGCAATATCAAAGACAAGGATTTGGTAGGTTCTTGATCGAATTTAGTTATCTTCTATCCAAAGTGGAGGGCATTCCTGGTACACCAGAGAAACCTCTTTCTGATCTCGGCCGGGTGTCGTACCACTCGTTCTGGAAAAGTGTTGTACTCGAATATCTTGACGCTCATAGAGATTCTACGGATATCAAGTTGGGAGatataacgaaagaaactgGCGTGTCAGCTCATGATATCGCAACTGCTATGCAATTGCTAGGATTTATTAGATCGGTTCATTTGCCCGGTGAAGGGAATTCTAAGGTGGCCGTGGTAGTAGATTGGGCTAAAGTGGACGCTCATATGGCAAAGATACGAAAAAGTTCTCGTATCAAGTTAGATCCTGATTGTCTTAGATGGATACCATTGCTCACGCAGATTCCTAATCCATATCAAAGTCCGGAAGAAAGTGGCGACACTAGCTCCGAATCTTCTCCCGTAGTGGAACCCAAACATGTACCGGCGATtgttgaaaaaattcaaaaggtTAAGATCAAAAAGAAACCAAGGGGTAGAAGGTTGGGACAAAGAAGATCATTACCATTCAAACATAAGGCTGCCCAAAAGTCATCTTTACAGAAGGATCCTATTTCCAAAGACACGAGAGAATTGAGAGAGACAAAAGCaataaaagagaaggaagCAAAGGAGACAAATGAAGTGAAGGACACGAAAGAAACTAAAGAATTAGAGAAAAGGAGTCGAAACGTAGTTGCTGCGTCGGCAGAAAGTACTAAAGAACCGATGGAAGTAGAACCGAGAAGTGTCACGACAACATCGAGGAATTCTCGTGCAGTGACTGCTTCAAAAAACGCGAATTCTACAAATCCAACGACTTCATTTACgtcaacgacgacgacgacgacgacgtcgaCTACCACGGTAACAACCACTACAACGACAATGTCTAGACGAAGAATTAGAACACCGAAGACACCTGTAACTGGTGTTTCGGTAGCGATTACGACGACAACATCGTCGTCATCGACGACTCCTCtgcgaaaacgaaaacattcCGAAAAGACTGAAGCagaagaaaaggaggaaaggaCCGAGGTTAGTTCCAGAAAAAGAACTCGGGAATCTCTAcgcgagaaagagaaggataaggaacgagaaagagaaaaagagaaacctAAAGAACGTGATAAGCCGAAAGAAAGGGACAATTATTcaaaagataaagataaagacAATATAAGCGAAGTGGAGAAGTCATCTTCTAAAGCGATAGAATTGTCTCCATCGTCGGTAGTGCAGAAACCTACGAAGAAGCAATGCAAGGTAGATGATATCTTGTTAAAAGTGACCAGTCGACAAACAAAGCACTTGCAAACGAAACAAGgtaaggaaaagaaaaatttggagCAGAACCAATGCAATGGAAAAGAAGAGGCGAAGGATGTTAAAACCTTGCCGGTATCGAGACGAGGAAGAGCAAAAGCCGAGAAGGAAGCTTTAAAGATGCCACAATTAAAACCTGAAACTCCTACGAAAGATCGACCCGAAACTCCTGTGATACTCCCTCCGTCATTATCTCCGTTGCCGTGCTCTGAAGAGACTGGCTCTTTTATAACTAGTCAGCAACAGTCGTGTTCGGTTACGGAGCAACTACTGGTAGCACCTGCCGGGAAAGAAGCTAATAACGTGGCAGAAACGACTAAGAGCAACGAGAGCACTATGGAAGACGTTGATAATGCCAATGGTAGTAGCGCTGGCAATATCTGTGGATCAACCGTTCTTCCAGAAGCAGAAGCAACTATATCTGCTAGCCCAGGAGAGTATGAGGGAGGAGATGAGGATGAGGGCGAAGAAGAAGTACCTGCACCGAAGTCGAAACCTGTGACGCATATAAAAAGCGATTCAAACGAACGAACTGAGAAGGCAGAGGAGAATGAACCAGAAAAGAAACTCGAAGATGATTCCTCCGTTCCCTTTTTGCAAAATCCGATGTCGGAATCAAAATCGCGTATCCTACAAGAAGATACACAAAGACCGGAATGTGCAGCTGAGGGAGATTTGGATAAGGGCGAGGCTGAAAGAGAGGATGAAGGTGGTCACGAACGTCAAGGTGATGACGAAATATTAGTGGAAACAGCAGAggggaaagaggaagaaaatagaattatgaAGGGTGAATCCGACAAAGCTTCGGAGACTGAGAAAGCAATTTGTAGTTTGGAAACGTCTAAATTGGTACCTGACCTTCTTTCGCCTAAGGAAGAAGAAATCGAGAAATTGAAAGCTGTTAATCAAGATGTAGGTAGCTGTAGAGAAGGTGATGGAATTTCCGATCGATTAATGTTAAAGAGTTCGAAAGAGGAGTTGACGAGGCCAAAGATAGAGACTTCTCCCGCAACGCCCACGGAGAGAAAGGAATCATCCTCTGCTGTTTCGAATATCGCGTCGCCTGAAACAGGGCCGCTCACGCCGCAAGAGAAAGTTTTGCCCGTTATCGAGCAGCATGAAACGACTATTCATCTTCAAACACACTCTGAagaattgaaacaaaattcgCCCGAGAGTGGCAAGACAACGCCTCATTTGGACAATCCTGGTTCGGTGAAACGAACACCCCCTTCGCAACCAGATTTGCCGTCTATGGGAGTTTACACTCCTGATTCAACCACAAATTCGGTGCATTCGTTGCATTACGGACAATGTGATTTGGACGTCAGCCAGTTAGGACTGGAGTCCCCCACGTCGATTGCTAGCGATCTCGCATCACAGAATAGCGTAGAAAGACCACCAAGTGCATTACCGTCGATGCCACCGTCTGTTTCCGTTCCAATTTCGGTATCCATGCAAATAACTACACCAGTTACGTCTGCCGCCGTAAATATCTCGCCGCAAGTACAGTACGCCGATTGTTCGATGCCCCAGCATACTCCATCGACGCATGTTAATATCCATCCGATGCACCAGCCACATACACCGCAACCTCTTCAGCAGCCACGTACACCTCAGTCGCACACACCTCAAAGTATACAAACGCAAAGCCCTCAGCCTCTTCCACAGAGCCATACGCCGCAACCGTTACCTCAGTCTCACACACCACAGCCTCTTCCTCAATCTCATACACCGCAAAGTATTCCGACGCAGAGTCCTCAGCCAATGCGACAGAGTCATACGCCGCAACCTTTGCCACCGTCTCACACGCCTCAACCGATGCAATTGTCTCTGGCCCAACAAACGCAGAATCAAAGCATGACGCATGGTCAATCTCAACAACAGTCTCAACAGCAGACTGCGCatcaacagcaacaacagcagcaatCGCAGACGCAATCTCATAGTAACAAAAGAGCCAGTGGTTCGCAAACGACCCATAGGTCGAGATCGACACAGCAAAGTAGCAGATCGCATCGAACCACGCCTCCTACGTCGCATGCTCAAGCCTCATCTCAAGGACATACGACCTCTCACACGAGTCATACGAGTTCCCACACAAGTCATACGACGATAGCGCATACGACGCACGTACCACCGCAGTATCAGCAGTCTTCGTCGATGAGCGTACCACCCGTTCCTCATCCGCATTCCCACACACATGCTGCTCATTCGCACAATATGGCCGTTATCTCGCAAGGAAACTATATGGCTGTCGCTTCGCAGACCTTTCCAACTCAGAACACGTACGTGATTCAACATCGAAGCAGCAGATCCGGTGCACCCACACCATGCACCACAGCGACGAATTTTTACATTCAGACGAGCGCTATGCCGCCGCATTCGCACACACCAGCACCCTCTTTGTCAGCTTCTGGAAATCACCAAACCACGAATTCGTGCAGTTTAGCAAAATTACAACAACTAACGAATGGGTTAGAGATGATACCTCCAACACCTCCACCGGCGATGAATTTAACGCCACCACCTCCTATACCGCACACTATGACACCGCCACAAACATCGAGGCAATTACCGACACCGCCTCAAGTACCCCTTGGTTAcgcgaaaaattattataatgtcAATACGGTTCCGCCTTCTACTCCCGGACCACCCAGTAGATCGACCTCGAGGTCATCAGCGAATGCAAACATGGCATCTCTGACTCAGCCTTATCCAAGCGAAAGCTTATATCGCCAGACTCTCGATCCTGGAAGTACTTGTCCTCAAATGCAGAGCGCTGCCAGTCGGGTCAGTCCCAACGTGGCGATAAACACGAATCTCATGGCCCAGTATGGTTATCGAGTGGCACAACCTGCTACCGGCTACATGAATCAAGCGGCTCAACTCGGTGGTTTCATGAATCAAGCTAGCCAGTTACCTGTCGGAGTCGTTAATGTACCTGCACCGTATCCTCAGGACCCTCATCAACAAAATCCAGCGGCGGTGTATACGACGTACCACGGTTACATAAATGGCGGTCTTATGCAGCCTCTGAATAGTTCGATGAGGCCACGTTAG